A genomic segment from Lignipirellula cremea encodes:
- a CDS encoding DUF1501 domain-containing protein: MSIDQPLHVRPLGGRRDFLRNAFCGFGGMALSSLLQQEQGQAKAPTSENPLAAKKPHHPAKARSVIFLFMAGGPSQLETFDPKPLLNKLHGQPRPAAFGEAKYQFIKSDAKLLGVKRKFRPCGESGIEVSDLFPHLGDCIDDVAVIRSCYGDKVVHSAAQYELFSGRTAPGFPSMGSWSLYGLGAETDSLPAYVVMPDPLGALEAGQPMYMHGFLPAAYQPTMLRPGDRPVLNLRLPEGVQPDQRRRTMRLIQELNQAALSPGDQELEARLAAYDLAFRMQTSAPAAFDLGEETQETLDLYGVGRKPTHDYGRRCLLARRLVERGVRFVCVVAGGGPGNMQWDAHADIEENHLRKAGETDQPAAALLTDLKRRGLLDETLVLWGGEFGRSPEAQGEGRDHHNLGFTMLMAGGGIRGGQVIGATDEIGLKAVEQPHHFRDIHATMLHQLGLDQHRLTYPHLGRDERLTFVEGDVIKEIV, translated from the coding sequence ATGTCGATTGACCAGCCCCTGCATGTACGTCCTCTGGGCGGCCGGCGTGACTTCCTGCGGAACGCCTTTTGCGGTTTTGGCGGCATGGCGTTATCGTCGCTCCTGCAGCAGGAACAGGGGCAAGCAAAGGCGCCGACTTCCGAGAATCCCTTGGCGGCGAAAAAGCCGCATCATCCGGCCAAGGCCCGCTCGGTCATCTTCCTGTTCATGGCCGGCGGACCGAGCCAGCTGGAAACGTTCGACCCCAAGCCGCTGCTGAACAAGCTGCATGGCCAGCCGCGGCCGGCCGCGTTCGGCGAGGCCAAATACCAGTTCATCAAGTCCGACGCCAAACTGCTCGGCGTAAAGCGAAAGTTCCGTCCCTGCGGCGAAAGCGGCATCGAAGTCTCCGACCTGTTCCCGCACCTGGGCGACTGCATCGACGATGTGGCCGTCATCCGCTCCTGTTATGGCGACAAGGTCGTCCACTCGGCGGCCCAGTATGAACTGTTCTCCGGCCGCACCGCCCCTGGCTTCCCCAGCATGGGCTCCTGGTCGTTGTACGGCCTGGGCGCCGAGACCGATTCCCTGCCCGCCTATGTGGTGATGCCTGACCCGCTGGGCGCATTGGAAGCCGGCCAGCCGATGTACATGCACGGCTTTCTGCCGGCCGCTTACCAGCCGACCATGCTGAGGCCGGGCGATCGGCCCGTGCTGAACCTGCGCCTGCCAGAAGGCGTGCAACCGGACCAGCGGCGGCGGACGATGCGGCTGATCCAGGAGTTGAACCAGGCGGCCCTGTCGCCCGGCGACCAGGAACTGGAGGCGCGGCTGGCGGCGTACGACCTGGCCTTTCGGATGCAAACATCGGCGCCGGCGGCGTTCGACCTGGGAGAAGAGACACAGGAAACGCTCGACCTGTACGGCGTAGGACGAAAGCCGACCCACGACTACGGCCGCCGCTGTCTGCTGGCCCGGCGTCTGGTGGAACGGGGCGTGCGGTTCGTGTGCGTGGTCGCCGGCGGAGGTCCCGGCAACATGCAGTGGGACGCCCATGCGGATATCGAAGAGAACCACTTGCGCAAGGCGGGTGAAACCGACCAGCCCGCGGCCGCCTTGTTGACCGATCTGAAGCGGCGCGGCCTTCTCGACGAAACGCTCGTCCTGTGGGGCGGCGAGTTCGGCCGTTCGCCCGAGGCGCAAGGCGAAGGACGCGACCATCACAACCTGGGCTTCACGATGCTGATGGCGGGCGGCGGCATCCGGGGCGGCCAGGTCATCGGCGCCACCGACGAGATCGGTCTGAAAGCAGTCGAACAGCCGCACCACTTCCGCGATATCCACGCCACGATGCTCCACCAGTTGGGGCTCGATCAGCACCGCCTCACTTATCCCCACCTGGGCCGCGATGAGCGATTGACGTTCGTCGAAGGGGATGTCATTAAGGAGATCGTGTAA
- a CDS encoding arylsulfatase, whose amino-acid sequence MRRALFTWQHILLPLLAVAAITGAAVPAHAQEKKPNILLIVSDDTGYGDLGPYGGGEGRGMPTPSLDRMAREGMTFFSFYAQPSCTPGRAAMQTGRIPNRSGMTTVAFQGQGGGLPKAEWTLASVLKTAGYRTYFTGKWHLGESDYALPNAQGYDIMEHCFLYHLNAYTYGDPNWFPDMEPELRAMFNRVTKGSLSGGAGQPVKEDFKVNGEYVDTPEKGVVGIPFIDQYVEQSGLKFLEHAAKTPDKPFFINVNFMKVHQPNLPAPEFKHKSISKTKYADSIVELDTRIGRIMDKLRELKLDQDTLVFYTTDNGAWQDVYPDAGYTPFRGTKGTVREGGNRVPAIAVWPGKIKDGVRNHDILGGLDLMATFASVAGVKLPEKDRAGEPIIFDSYDMTPVLLGKGKCARKEWFYFTENELSPGAARVGKYKFVVNLRGDNGAQTGALAVDANLGWKGAEKYVATVPQVFDLLQDPQERYDVFMNNFTEHTWVAVTFNQSVNALMKTYVQYPPRKLQSMTYTGPITLSGYQRFQWVREQLEKDGVSIPLPTGN is encoded by the coding sequence ATGAGACGTGCTCTGTTTACCTGGCAGCATATCCTTCTGCCCCTACTGGCCGTCGCGGCGATAACAGGCGCCGCCGTCCCCGCTCACGCCCAGGAGAAGAAGCCGAACATCCTGCTGATTGTTTCCGACGACACTGGATACGGCGACCTGGGTCCCTATGGCGGCGGCGAAGGACGCGGCATGCCGACGCCCAGCCTCGACCGGATGGCCCGGGAAGGGATGACGTTCTTCTCGTTCTACGCGCAGCCCAGCTGCACACCCGGTCGCGCCGCCATGCAAACCGGCCGCATTCCCAATCGCAGCGGGATGACGACCGTTGCCTTCCAGGGCCAGGGCGGAGGCCTGCCCAAGGCCGAATGGACGCTCGCCTCCGTGCTGAAAACGGCCGGATACAGAACGTACTTCACCGGCAAATGGCACCTGGGCGAATCTGACTACGCGCTCCCCAACGCGCAGGGCTACGACATCATGGAGCACTGCTTCCTGTATCATCTTAACGCCTATACCTATGGCGATCCGAACTGGTTTCCTGATATGGAGCCGGAACTGCGGGCCATGTTCAACCGGGTGACCAAAGGTTCGCTCTCCGGCGGCGCGGGGCAACCGGTCAAAGAGGACTTCAAAGTCAACGGCGAATATGTCGACACGCCCGAGAAAGGGGTGGTCGGCATCCCGTTTATCGACCAGTACGTGGAACAGTCGGGCCTGAAGTTCCTGGAACACGCGGCCAAAACGCCGGACAAGCCCTTCTTTATCAATGTCAACTTTATGAAGGTCCACCAGCCGAACCTGCCGGCGCCGGAGTTCAAGCACAAGTCGATCTCCAAAACCAAATACGCTGATTCGATCGTGGAGTTAGATACGCGTATCGGCCGCATCATGGACAAACTGCGCGAGCTGAAGCTGGACCAGGACACGCTCGTCTTTTACACCACCGACAACGGCGCCTGGCAGGACGTTTACCCCGACGCTGGCTATACCCCGTTTCGCGGCACCAAGGGCACCGTTCGTGAAGGCGGCAACCGCGTTCCGGCAATCGCCGTCTGGCCCGGCAAAATCAAAGACGGCGTGCGGAACCACGACATCCTGGGCGGCCTGGACCTGATGGCCACCTTCGCTTCCGTGGCTGGCGTGAAACTGCCGGAGAAAGACCGCGCCGGAGAGCCGATTATTTTCGACAGCTACGACATGACGCCCGTCCTGCTGGGCAAAGGCAAATGCGCCCGGAAAGAGTGGTTCTACTTCACCGAGAACGAACTGTCTCCCGGGGCTGCCCGGGTCGGGAAATACAAGTTTGTGGTGAACCTGCGCGGCGACAACGGCGCGCAGACCGGGGCCCTGGCCGTCGACGCCAACCTGGGCTGGAAAGGCGCCGAAAAATATGTCGCCACCGTGCCGCAAGTGTTTGACCTGCTGCAGGATCCGCAGGAACGTTACGACGTGTTCATGAACAACTTCACCGAGCATACCTGGGTGGCGGTCACGTTCAACCAGTCCGTGAATGCGTTGATGAAAACCTACGTCCAGTACCCGCCGCGGAAGCTGCAGAGCATGACCTATACCGGTCCGATCACCCTGTCCGGCTACCAGCGATTCCAGTGGGTGCGAGAGCAGCTGGAAAAAGACGGCGTCAGCATTCCGCTGCCCACTGGCAACTAG
- a CDS encoding HAD family hydrolase, with protein sequence MKNPRVPQFLAAAMVAFAALAADSRAADPLPSWNEGPRKAAILAFVEKTTTEGSPDYTPPADRIATFDNDGTLWTEHPMYTQMAFVIDRIKTLAAEHPEWKTQQPYQAVLENDHKALAAAGEKGLIELLMATHAGMTTTEFEQIVTDWFATARHPRFQRPYTECVFQPMVELLAYLRANGFKTYIVSGGGIEFMRPMTLQVYGIPSEQVIGSSIKTQFEIRDGKPVLMRLPEVNFIDDKEGKPVGINQFIGKRPLAAFGNSAGDRQMLQWTAAGQGARLMMLVFHDDATREYAYGPADGQPKSLFGAFPQDLMDEANTQGWQVIRMKDDWSRVFPFDK encoded by the coding sequence ATGAAAAATCCCCGCGTCCCACAGTTCCTGGCCGCCGCGATGGTGGCGTTCGCCGCCCTCGCCGCCGATTCCCGCGCCGCCGATCCGCTTCCCTCGTGGAACGAAGGGCCCAGGAAAGCAGCCATCCTGGCGTTTGTTGAGAAGACGACCACGGAAGGATCGCCCGACTACACGCCGCCCGCCGACCGCATCGCCACGTTCGACAACGACGGCACGCTCTGGACCGAGCACCCCATGTACACGCAAATGGCGTTTGTCATCGATCGCATCAAAACGCTCGCCGCCGAACATCCGGAATGGAAAACGCAGCAGCCGTACCAGGCGGTCCTGGAAAACGACCACAAGGCGCTAGCGGCCGCCGGGGAGAAAGGCCTGATCGAGCTCCTCATGGCGACGCATGCCGGCATGACCACGACGGAGTTCGAACAGATCGTCACCGACTGGTTCGCCACGGCCCGGCATCCGCGGTTCCAGCGTCCGTACACGGAATGCGTCTTCCAGCCAATGGTCGAACTGCTCGCCTATCTCCGGGCGAACGGTTTCAAAACCTACATCGTTTCCGGCGGCGGCATCGAATTCATGCGTCCCATGACCTTGCAGGTCTACGGGATTCCGTCGGAACAGGTGATCGGCTCTTCGATCAAAACCCAGTTCGAAATCCGGGACGGCAAGCCGGTGCTGATGCGTCTGCCCGAGGTCAACTTCATCGACGACAAAGAAGGCAAGCCGGTCGGCATCAACCAGTTCATCGGCAAACGGCCCCTCGCTGCGTTCGGCAATTCCGCCGGCGATCGCCAGATGCTGCAGTGGACAGCCGCCGGCCAAGGCGCCCGGTTGATGATGCTGGTGTTCCACGACGACGCCACGCGCGAGTACGCCTACGGCCCCGCCGACGGCCAGCCGAAAAGCCTGTTCGGCGCCTTCCCGCAAGACCTGATGGACGAAGCCAACACCCAGGGCTGGCAAGTCATCCGCATGAAAGACGACTGGTCCCGCGTCTTCCCCTTCGACAAGTAG
- a CDS encoding arylsulfatase — translation MLRSNRIPIAFLLAFVGAAGCLAAGNLAIAQEITGTPGAPSATTTVDGSYLPNPPSRFGGVINLSAKDSKPYWPPNVAPAKGSPNVLLILTDDQGYGISSTFGGVIPTPAMDRIAKMGLRYTQFHSTALCSPSRAAIITGRNHHSVGFGVIAEQATGYPGYDSTIGVNNATVGRILKDNGFATSWFGKNHNTPDYQYSVAGPFDQWPSGMGFDYFYGFMGGETDQWTPWLFRDHTQIFPWREKPGFNLITGMADDAIKYLNQLNATAPDKPFFCYYAPGGTHAPHQPTQEWIDRFKGKFDMGWNEMRKQIFANQKRLGVIPPNTQLTDWPQGQAEFGGATLPEWDTLSAVEKKLFARQAEVFAAYVAYTDHEIGRVIQAVDDMGKLDNTLIIYISGDNGTSAEGSTIGTPFDMAAIQGIDVPVEDQMKFYDAWGSPSTTPHMSVAWSWAFDTPFKWTKQVASHFGGTRQGMVMAWPGHITDAGGIRTQFHHLIDIVPTLLEATGVKAPVMVDGVAQKPIEGVSMTYTWDKANANLPSTRTTQYFEMFGNRAIYHEGWVAATTPPNAPWFMGVGKFPDVINGYKWELYNIANDYSESNDLAAENPEKLRELQELFLVEAAKYQVFPLDNSILPRILAPKPSYTAGRSEFTYTTELSGVPNSAAPNILARSYTITANVEVPAGGAEGMIVTCGGRFGGYGLYLLQGKPVYVYNFLGIEKFRWEGADALSPGKHTLVFDFTYDGPGMAKGGAGVLSVDGKQVASLKVPHTIPAILTIDESLDVGMDTRTAVDDSDYKLPFRFTGTLSQVNFKLGPSMMSPADQAAVKEIKKNVNN, via the coding sequence ATGTTGAGATCAAACAGGATTCCGATTGCTTTCCTCCTCGCGTTTGTGGGCGCGGCGGGTTGCCTGGCGGCAGGCAACCTGGCGATTGCCCAGGAGATCACCGGCACGCCCGGTGCGCCGAGCGCCACCACCACCGTGGATGGCAGTTATCTGCCCAATCCGCCGTCCCGTTTTGGAGGCGTGATTAACCTTAGCGCCAAGGACTCCAAGCCGTACTGGCCGCCGAACGTTGCGCCGGCCAAAGGTTCGCCCAATGTGCTGCTGATCTTGACCGATGACCAGGGCTATGGAATCTCAAGCACGTTTGGCGGCGTGATTCCGACGCCGGCGATGGATCGCATTGCAAAGATGGGACTACGTTATACGCAGTTTCATTCCACGGCGCTTTGTTCGCCTTCGCGCGCCGCCATCATTACCGGTCGCAATCACCATTCGGTCGGTTTTGGCGTCATCGCCGAGCAGGCCACGGGCTATCCGGGTTACGACTCGACCATCGGCGTGAACAACGCCACTGTCGGTCGGATTCTCAAGGACAACGGTTTCGCCACGTCGTGGTTCGGCAAGAATCATAATACGCCCGACTACCAGTACAGCGTCGCCGGACCGTTTGACCAATGGCCCAGCGGCATGGGATTTGATTATTTCTACGGGTTCATGGGCGGGGAAACGGATCAGTGGACGCCGTGGCTGTTCCGCGATCATACGCAGATCTTTCCCTGGCGCGAGAAGCCGGGCTTTAACCTGATTACCGGCATGGCCGACGACGCCATCAAGTACCTGAACCAGCTCAACGCCACGGCGCCGGACAAGCCGTTTTTCTGCTACTACGCGCCCGGTGGAACCCACGCTCCGCATCAGCCGACGCAGGAGTGGATCGACCGGTTCAAAGGCAAGTTCGACATGGGCTGGAACGAGATGCGCAAGCAGATCTTCGCCAACCAGAAACGGCTCGGCGTGATCCCGCCGAATACGCAGCTCACGGACTGGCCGCAAGGGCAGGCTGAGTTCGGCGGCGCGACCTTGCCCGAGTGGGACACGTTGTCTGCTGTCGAGAAGAAACTGTTCGCACGCCAGGCAGAAGTTTTCGCCGCCTATGTGGCTTACACCGATCATGAGATTGGCCGCGTGATCCAGGCTGTCGACGACATGGGCAAGCTCGATAATACGCTGATTATTTATATCAGCGGCGACAACGGCACCAGCGCCGAAGGCTCGACCATCGGCACGCCGTTCGATATGGCCGCAATCCAAGGGATCGATGTGCCCGTCGAAGACCAGATGAAGTTCTACGACGCCTGGGGGTCTCCGTCGACCACGCCGCATATGTCGGTCGCCTGGTCGTGGGCCTTTGACACCCCGTTCAAGTGGACCAAGCAGGTGGCGTCCCACTTTGGCGGCACGCGCCAGGGGATGGTCATGGCGTGGCCCGGCCACATCACCGACGCCGGCGGAATCCGCACGCAGTTCCATCACCTGATCGACATCGTCCCCACGCTCCTGGAAGCGACCGGCGTCAAGGCTCCGGTGATGGTCGACGGCGTCGCCCAGAAGCCGATCGAAGGGGTCAGCATGACCTACACCTGGGACAAAGCCAACGCCAATCTTCCGTCGACCCGCACCACGCAGTACTTTGAAATGTTTGGCAACCGGGCGATCTATCATGAAGGCTGGGTCGCCGCCACCACCCCGCCCAACGCCCCCTGGTTCATGGGCGTGGGCAAGTTCCCCGATGTAATCAATGGCTACAAATGGGAGCTGTACAACATTGCCAATGACTACTCGGAAAGTAACGACCTCGCCGCCGAGAATCCCGAGAAACTGCGGGAGCTGCAGGAGCTGTTCCTGGTGGAAGCGGCCAAATACCAGGTGTTTCCGCTGGACAACTCGATCCTGCCTCGCATCCTGGCGCCCAAGCCGAGTTACACGGCCGGACGTTCGGAGTTCACCTATACGACCGAACTGAGCGGCGTCCCCAATAGCGCGGCGCCCAACATTCTGGCCCGGTCGTACACCATCACCGCCAACGTGGAAGTTCCCGCGGGCGGCGCCGAAGGAATGATCGTCACCTGCGGCGGACGCTTCGGCGGCTATGGCCTTTACCTGCTCCAGGGTAAGCCCGTGTATGTTTACAACTTCCTGGGAATCGAAAAGTTCCGCTGGGAAGGCGCCGACGCCCTCTCGCCGGGCAAGCACACCCTGGTGTTCGATTTCACGTACGACGGACCCGGCATGGCCAAGGGCGGCGCCGGCGTGCTGTCCGTGGACGGCAAGCAGGTCGCCAGCCTGAAGGTCCCGCACACGATCCCGGCCATCTTGACGATCGACGAATCCCTCGACGTCGGCATGGATACGCGCACCGCGGTGGACGACAGCGATTACAAGCTGCCGTTCCGCTTTACCGGCACGCTCAGCCAGGTGAATTTCAAGCTGGGCCCGTCGATGATGTCGCCGGCAGATCAGGCGGCCGTCAAGGAAATCAAGAAAAACGTCAATAACTAA
- a CDS encoding alpha/beta hydrolase: protein MSRVIALLFVFAFATVAQAMQVERDVPYAKPTLERQILDIYTPDNAKGKSLPVVFWIHGGGWQTGDKSGVGMKPQFFTDRGCIFVSTNYRLYPHVDMGALIGDVATSLGWVHKHIAAYGGDPNRILVGGHSAGAQLAALICTDHRYLKAEGVEFTALKGCIPVDGDTYYLPGIITVAEIRAFMHDLPQPGKFGHRAKFGNDPEKHLDFSAVTHIAKGKNIPPFLIMHVAGHPDTTAQARRLAAELKKAEIENELFAGQETTHRKLNNDIGLPDDPGTAAVIRFMDKVLRP, encoded by the coding sequence ATGTCCCGAGTTATCGCCCTGCTGTTCGTGTTTGCTTTTGCCACGGTCGCCCAGGCCATGCAGGTGGAGCGCGACGTCCCATACGCCAAACCCACGCTGGAGCGGCAGATTCTCGACATCTATACGCCTGATAACGCGAAGGGAAAAAGCCTGCCGGTCGTCTTTTGGATTCACGGCGGCGGCTGGCAAACGGGCGACAAGTCGGGCGTCGGGATGAAGCCACAGTTCTTCACCGACCGCGGCTGCATTTTCGTCAGCACCAATTATCGCCTTTATCCGCACGTCGACATGGGCGCCCTGATCGGCGACGTCGCCACGTCGCTCGGCTGGGTCCACAAGCACATCGCCGCTTACGGCGGCGACCCGAACCGGATTCTCGTCGGCGGCCACTCGGCCGGCGCCCAGCTGGCGGCCCTGATCTGCACGGACCACCGCTACCTGAAGGCTGAAGGGGTCGAGTTCACCGCTCTCAAAGGCTGCATCCCGGTCGACGGCGATACTTATTATCTGCCGGGCATCATCACCGTCGCCGAGATCCGCGCCTTCATGCACGACCTGCCGCAACCCGGCAAGTTTGGGCACCGCGCGAAGTTCGGCAACGACCCGGAAAAGCACCTCGACTTCTCGGCCGTTACCCACATCGCCAAAGGGAAGAACATTCCCCCGTTTCTGATCATGCACGTCGCCGGTCATCCCGACACGACCGCGCAGGCCCGACGACTGGCCGCTGAGCTGAAGAAAGCCGAAATTGAAAACGAACTCTTCGCGGGACAGGAAACAACCCACCGCAAACTGAACAACGACATCGGCCTGCCTGACGACCCCGGCACCGCCGCTGTCATCAGGTTCATGGACAAAGTGCTTCGCCCTTGA
- a CDS encoding SWIM zinc finger family protein codes for MSALENPQILRYPFPSQFDGEGATRTLRLATFRSGEDPSPFFFEGRLARPQQTAELLRAIMTVVQSRFHIPAAMLGRILAEADPVVTANDDRLRFEGFSACCGAYARLDLLPGAFAGTVAGRGTTNVDFNPPMLAALARVKATDKVSLAVGADQVVLQQQESEVVEKKVKLPVRWLKGFVEVQTVQSRMQHVHQIPALHALRFFRSLPRMKTNRRATFVTRAGQGLRLSQVEAKDAVRVGGLERLGVLESLARKADRLDVYTDALTGASGWTLTFPDCRFHLVISPEVWRGFSGEGQALRSLATVDKTSLDKVRASLVWQAVIDRDQLAAAAKLPPATVDDLLKMLGARGLVGFDLSEQAYFHREAPFDVSQVEKLQPRLIAARKLIDAEKVQLKQQTKTRADFEVAGTGVIHRVTISSGNETAFKCTCPWHNKHGVERGPCKHILAAQIVLEESEAKGQ; via the coding sequence ATGTCTGCGCTAGAAAATCCACAGATCCTCCGCTACCCATTTCCGTCGCAGTTCGATGGAGAAGGCGCCACGCGCACGCTGCGTCTGGCGACGTTTCGGTCGGGCGAGGATCCCAGTCCGTTCTTTTTCGAAGGACGTCTGGCCAGGCCGCAACAAACGGCCGAATTGCTGCGGGCCATCATGACGGTGGTGCAATCGCGGTTCCACATTCCGGCCGCCATGCTGGGGCGAATTCTGGCGGAAGCCGATCCGGTCGTCACCGCCAACGACGACCGCTTGCGGTTCGAAGGTTTCTCCGCCTGTTGCGGCGCCTACGCGCGACTCGACCTGCTGCCGGGCGCTTTCGCCGGAACCGTCGCCGGACGCGGCACGACGAATGTCGATTTCAACCCGCCGATGCTCGCCGCGCTGGCTCGCGTCAAAGCAACCGACAAGGTTTCGCTGGCCGTCGGCGCCGACCAGGTGGTTCTGCAGCAGCAGGAATCCGAAGTGGTTGAGAAGAAGGTGAAACTACCCGTCCGCTGGCTCAAAGGTTTTGTCGAAGTCCAGACCGTGCAAAGCCGCATGCAGCACGTGCATCAGATCCCAGCCCTGCACGCACTGCGATTCTTTCGCTCCCTCCCGCGTATGAAGACCAATCGACGGGCCACCTTTGTGACCAGGGCCGGTCAGGGACTGCGGCTGTCGCAGGTCGAAGCGAAAGACGCCGTTCGCGTCGGCGGACTGGAACGCCTGGGCGTGCTGGAGTCGCTCGCCCGTAAGGCCGACCGACTGGACGTCTATACAGACGCCCTGACGGGAGCCTCGGGCTGGACGCTAACCTTCCCGGACTGCCGCTTTCATCTGGTGATCAGTCCTGAAGTCTGGCGAGGCTTCTCCGGCGAAGGCCAGGCCCTGCGGTCGCTGGCGACCGTGGATAAGACGTCATTGGATAAAGTGCGAGCATCCCTGGTCTGGCAGGCGGTGATTGACCGCGACCAACTGGCGGCCGCGGCAAAGCTCCCACCAGCGACCGTCGACGACCTGCTGAAAATGCTCGGCGCTCGCGGGCTGGTCGGCTTTGATCTGTCAGAACAGGCGTACTTCCATCGCGAAGCGCCGTTCGACGTCTCCCAGGTCGAGAAGCTCCAGCCCCGTCTGATCGCCGCCCGCAAACTGATCGACGCAGAGAAGGTGCAGCTCAAGCAGCAGACGAAAACCAGGGCGGATTTCGAAGTGGCCGGCACAGGGGTGATACATCGCGTGACGATCAGTTC